A stretch of the Cheilinus undulatus linkage group 11, ASM1832078v1, whole genome shotgun sequence genome encodes the following:
- the ssuh2rs1 gene encoding protein SSUH2 homolog isoform X3, whose protein sequence is MDSNMEGQAMFAPPTADSQGPSAPPASMFDNMPGYEGTVAGGGGGFLPPPMPAHPVPQPEPGPQQPNWNIPSISEDTAREAFVLYASSKCCYSAAPAKDGVITSMEAFNTYRYRLETFTESRSTEWSHEPYHGQPVDAFAQPPPGPWDIPAKSPSFFVDDKQVIRVPYTSSMKTCHTCMGMGRKPCKDCAGAGNKVCWVCNGSGYRHGDDRCHHCSGRGRENCSHCHGQGSKQCETCHGKQQLLVYIKLTVKWTTNADNYVVEQSSGLQLDNLSKVSGKELFRDSQYMVYPVMGFPDITVVNAAQRLVSEHQAKFSQTSRILQQRQTIELIPVTKVTYSWKGKSHIYFVYGNEFKVNADNYPATCCCTVM, encoded by the exons ATGGATAGTAACATGGAGGGGCAAG CAATGTTTGCCCCACCCACAGCTGACTCCCAGGGCCCCAGCGCTCCTCCGGCCAGTATGTTTGACAACATGCCTGGCTATGAAGGAACAGtggcaggaggaggag GTGGATTTCTTCCTCCTCCAATGCCTGCTCATCCAGTTCCTCAGCCTGAACCTGGACCTCAACAACCAAACTGGAA TATCCCGTCTATCAGTGAGGACACTGCCCGGGAAGCTTTTGTCCTGTATGCCTCCAGTAAGTGCTGCTACAGTGCAGCACCAGCAAAGGATGGTGTGATCACAAGCATGGAGGCATTTAATACCTACAGG TACCGCCTGGAAACCTTCACTGAATCTCGATCTACAGAGTGGAGTCATGAGCCCTACCATG gtCAGCCTGTGGATGCCTTTGCCCAACCTCCTCCAGGGCCATGGGATATTCCTGCTAAATCTCCCTCCTTTTTTGTGGATGACAAACAGGTTATCAGGGTCCCCTACACATCCTCGATGAAG ACCTGTCATACATGCATGGGAATGGGAAGAAAACCTTGCAAAGATTGTGCCGGCGCTGGAAAT AAAGTTTGTTGGGTCTGCAATGGATCTGGTTACCGTCATGGAGATGATCGATGCCACCACTGCAGtggcagagggagagaaaa CTGCAGCCACTGTCACGGGCAAGGATCGAAGCAATGTGAAACATGTCATGGAAAGCAGCAGCTTCTGGTCTACATCAAACTCACTGTGAAATG GACCACTAATGCTGATAACTATGTTGTGGAACAGTCAAGCGGACTGCAGTTGGACAATCTGAGCAAAGTGTCTGGCAAGGAGCTTTTCAGAGACTCTCAGTACATg GTTTATCCAGTGATGGGTTTCCCAGATATTACTGTGGTGAATGCTGCACAGCGTCTTGTAAGTGAACACCAGGCCAAGTTCTCCCAGACCTCACGCATTCTACAACAG CGTCAAACCATAGAGCTGATTCCTGTCACCAAAGTGACCTACTCGTGGAAAGGGAAATCACACATCTACTTTGTTTACGGAAATGAGTTCAAAGTCAATGCAGATAATTATCCTGCTACCTGCTGCTGTACTGTAATGTAA
- the ssuh2rs1 gene encoding protein SSUH2 homolog isoform X1 — MLHGGVGYNNSHNPTYGVANPGYIPAAEGGPAMFAPPTADSQGPSAPPASMFDNMPGYEGTVAGGGGGFLPPPMPAHPVPQPEPGPQQPNWNIPSISEDTAREAFVLYASSKCCYSAAPAKDGVITSMEAFNTYRYRLETFTESRSTEWSHEPYHGQPVDAFAQPPPGPWDIPAKSPSFFVDDKQVIRVPYTSSMKTCHTCMGMGRKPCKDCAGAGNKVCWVCNGSGYRHGDDRCHHCSGRGRENCSHCHGQGSKQCETCHGKQQLLVYIKLTVKWTTNADNYVVEQSSGLQLDNLSKVSGKELFRDSQYMVYPVMGFPDITVVNAAQRLVSEHQAKFSQTSRILQQRQTIELIPVTKVTYSWKGKSHIYFVYGNEFKVNADNYPATCCCTVM; from the exons ATGCTGCACGGGGGGGTGGGGTATAATAACAG CCATAACCCAACTTACGGAGTGGCCAACCCTGGGTACATCCCAGCGGCGGAGGGGGGACCAG CAATGTTTGCCCCACCCACAGCTGACTCCCAGGGCCCCAGCGCTCCTCCGGCCAGTATGTTTGACAACATGCCTGGCTATGAAGGAACAGtggcaggaggaggag GTGGATTTCTTCCTCCTCCAATGCCTGCTCATCCAGTTCCTCAGCCTGAACCTGGACCTCAACAACCAAACTGGAA TATCCCGTCTATCAGTGAGGACACTGCCCGGGAAGCTTTTGTCCTGTATGCCTCCAGTAAGTGCTGCTACAGTGCAGCACCAGCAAAGGATGGTGTGATCACAAGCATGGAGGCATTTAATACCTACAGG TACCGCCTGGAAACCTTCACTGAATCTCGATCTACAGAGTGGAGTCATGAGCCCTACCATG gtCAGCCTGTGGATGCCTTTGCCCAACCTCCTCCAGGGCCATGGGATATTCCTGCTAAATCTCCCTCCTTTTTTGTGGATGACAAACAGGTTATCAGGGTCCCCTACACATCCTCGATGAAG ACCTGTCATACATGCATGGGAATGGGAAGAAAACCTTGCAAAGATTGTGCCGGCGCTGGAAAT AAAGTTTGTTGGGTCTGCAATGGATCTGGTTACCGTCATGGAGATGATCGATGCCACCACTGCAGtggcagagggagagaaaa CTGCAGCCACTGTCACGGGCAAGGATCGAAGCAATGTGAAACATGTCATGGAAAGCAGCAGCTTCTGGTCTACATCAAACTCACTGTGAAATG GACCACTAATGCTGATAACTATGTTGTGGAACAGTCAAGCGGACTGCAGTTGGACAATCTGAGCAAAGTGTCTGGCAAGGAGCTTTTCAGAGACTCTCAGTACATg GTTTATCCAGTGATGGGTTTCCCAGATATTACTGTGGTGAATGCTGCACAGCGTCTTGTAAGTGAACACCAGGCCAAGTTCTCCCAGACCTCACGCATTCTACAACAG CGTCAAACCATAGAGCTGATTCCTGTCACCAAAGTGACCTACTCGTGGAAAGGGAAATCACACATCTACTTTGTTTACGGAAATGAGTTCAAAGTCAATGCAGATAATTATCCTGCTACCTGCTGCTGTACTGTAATGTAA
- the ssuh2rs1 gene encoding protein SSUH2 homolog isoform X2, whose protein sequence is MEKQPLMSHNPTYGVANPGYIPAAEGGPAMFAPPTADSQGPSAPPASMFDNMPGYEGTVAGGGGGFLPPPMPAHPVPQPEPGPQQPNWNIPSISEDTAREAFVLYASSKCCYSAAPAKDGVITSMEAFNTYRYRLETFTESRSTEWSHEPYHGQPVDAFAQPPPGPWDIPAKSPSFFVDDKQVIRVPYTSSMKTCHTCMGMGRKPCKDCAGAGNKVCWVCNGSGYRHGDDRCHHCSGRGRENCSHCHGQGSKQCETCHGKQQLLVYIKLTVKWTTNADNYVVEQSSGLQLDNLSKVSGKELFRDSQYMVYPVMGFPDITVVNAAQRLVSEHQAKFSQTSRILQQRQTIELIPVTKVTYSWKGKSHIYFVYGNEFKVNADNYPATCCCTVM, encoded by the exons ATGGAAAAACAGCCTCTGATGAG CCATAACCCAACTTACGGAGTGGCCAACCCTGGGTACATCCCAGCGGCGGAGGGGGGACCAG CAATGTTTGCCCCACCCACAGCTGACTCCCAGGGCCCCAGCGCTCCTCCGGCCAGTATGTTTGACAACATGCCTGGCTATGAAGGAACAGtggcaggaggaggag GTGGATTTCTTCCTCCTCCAATGCCTGCTCATCCAGTTCCTCAGCCTGAACCTGGACCTCAACAACCAAACTGGAA TATCCCGTCTATCAGTGAGGACACTGCCCGGGAAGCTTTTGTCCTGTATGCCTCCAGTAAGTGCTGCTACAGTGCAGCACCAGCAAAGGATGGTGTGATCACAAGCATGGAGGCATTTAATACCTACAGG TACCGCCTGGAAACCTTCACTGAATCTCGATCTACAGAGTGGAGTCATGAGCCCTACCATG gtCAGCCTGTGGATGCCTTTGCCCAACCTCCTCCAGGGCCATGGGATATTCCTGCTAAATCTCCCTCCTTTTTTGTGGATGACAAACAGGTTATCAGGGTCCCCTACACATCCTCGATGAAG ACCTGTCATACATGCATGGGAATGGGAAGAAAACCTTGCAAAGATTGTGCCGGCGCTGGAAAT AAAGTTTGTTGGGTCTGCAATGGATCTGGTTACCGTCATGGAGATGATCGATGCCACCACTGCAGtggcagagggagagaaaa CTGCAGCCACTGTCACGGGCAAGGATCGAAGCAATGTGAAACATGTCATGGAAAGCAGCAGCTTCTGGTCTACATCAAACTCACTGTGAAATG GACCACTAATGCTGATAACTATGTTGTGGAACAGTCAAGCGGACTGCAGTTGGACAATCTGAGCAAAGTGTCTGGCAAGGAGCTTTTCAGAGACTCTCAGTACATg GTTTATCCAGTGATGGGTTTCCCAGATATTACTGTGGTGAATGCTGCACAGCGTCTTGTAAGTGAACACCAGGCCAAGTTCTCCCAGACCTCACGCATTCTACAACAG CGTCAAACCATAGAGCTGATTCCTGTCACCAAAGTGACCTACTCGTGGAAAGGGAAATCACACATCTACTTTGTTTACGGAAATGAGTTCAAAGTCAATGCAGATAATTATCCTGCTACCTGCTGCTGTACTGTAATGTAA
- the rpl32 gene encoding 60S ribosomal protein L32 gives MAALRPLTKPKIVKKRTKKFIRHQSDRYVKIAKNWRKPRGIDNRVRRRFKGQMLMPNIGYGSNKKTKYMLPSGFKKFLVHNVKELEVLMMSNKTHCAEIAHNVSSKNRKLIVERAAQLAIKITNPNARLRSEENE, from the exons ATGGCAGCCCTCAGGCCCCTCACAAAGCCCAAAATTGTCAAGAAGAGAACCAAGAAGTTCATTCGTCATCAATCTGACAGATATGTAAAGATTGCG AAAAACTGGCGTAAGCCCAGAGGTATTGACAACAGGGTCCGCAGGCGGTTCAAGGGCCAGATGCTGATGCCCAACATTGGTTATGGTAGCAACAAGAAGACCAAGTACATGCTGCCTTCTGGCTTCAAGAAGTTCCTGGTGCACAATGTCAAGGAGCTTGAGGTCCTGATGATGAGTAACAA GACTCACTGTGCTGAGATCGCCCACAATGTCTCCTCCAAAAACAGGAAGCTGATCGTAGAGAGGGCAGCTCAGCTGGCCATCAAGATCACCAACCCCAACGCCAGGCTCAGGAGTGAGGAGAACGAATAA